Proteins found in one Triticum urartu cultivar G1812 chromosome 4, Tu2.1, whole genome shotgun sequence genomic segment:
- the LOC125551184 gene encoding LOW QUALITY PROTEIN: protein transport protein Sec61 subunit beta (The sequence of the model RefSeq protein was modified relative to this genomic sequence to represent the inferred CDS: inserted 2 bases in 1 codon), with product MARSSSQXQSSVGGAGAAGSRPATAGPRGTPAATAGMRRRPGRTSSSASGGGGFSGGGGNNMLRFYTDEAPGLRLSPTMVLVMSVCFIGFVTALHVFGKLYRSRTAASASA from the exons ATGGCCCGCTCGTCCTCGCA CCAGTCCTCCGTCGGCGGCGCCGGCGCCGCCGGATCCCGCCCGGCCACCGCCGGGCCCCGCGGCACGCCCGCCGCCACGGCCGGCATGCGACGCCGacccggccgcacctcctcctcCGCGTCCGGTGGCGGAGGCTTCTCCGGCGGTGGAGGGAACAACATGCTGCGCTTCTACACCGACGAGGCCCCGGGGCTGCGCCTCTCCCCGACCATGGTGCTCGTCATGTCCGTCTGCTTCATCGGCTTCGTCACCGCCCTCCACGTCTTCGGCAAGCTCTACCGCTCCCGCACCGCCGCCTCCGCGTCCGCCTGA